The following coding sequences are from one bacterium window:
- a CDS encoding ABC transporter substrate-binding protein: MSKVARAGGSVTLVVTVAVLVAGLVVVPSSVTSWAAAPTTFIYGKSGEAETLDNPISSNGETYLDTVQMFNMLVRMKPGSTDIEPDLATSWSVSPDGLTWTFKLRHGVVFQDGTPFDAAAAKFNIDRWADPKNPLHAVKAGDYEYWNDFMADSFKEARVVDQYTLAWVLKKPNAPLVYNLSVPAFDFTSPTALKQYGTEGIGQQHPVGTGAYKFVEWVHDDHMTMDANPAYFRKGLPKMQRLVMRVIKDNAARFLALKAGEINAMELPNPDDVKIAMADHNLAVIYRPPFNAGWVRFNMNDPLWKDKRLRQAVAVAINRKAIVDGLYGGFGIVATQHMPPGMWGRVTTSGYPYDPAMAKQLLAEAGYPNGFSFEFWYIPVSRAYFPNGKDIGTAIASDLGRVGIRAHLMTEDWASYIKDRSTNKFQAFMIGWSGDDGDPDDWLGFFFPKYVPTNAYLSYNNPAVFDEIDKAKVVSSQAGRAQLYEQAETQILNDYRDVPIAHSRVPLLLQKRVDGLVGEPNGSEYLESVSLR; encoded by the coding sequence ATGTCCAAAGTAGCGCGTGCGGGCGGTAGCGTGACTCTCGTGGTCACCGTGGCCGTCCTGGTCGCCGGACTGGTCGTGGTGCCTAGCTCGGTCACCAGCTGGGCAGCGGCACCGACGACGTTCATCTACGGGAAGTCGGGGGAAGCGGAAACGCTCGATAACCCGATCAGCAGCAACGGCGAGACGTACCTGGACACCGTGCAGATGTTCAACATGCTGGTCCGAATGAAGCCGGGCTCGACCGACATCGAGCCGGATTTGGCCACGAGCTGGTCGGTGTCGCCGGATGGCCTAACCTGGACCTTCAAGCTCAGGCACGGAGTCGTGTTCCAGGACGGCACGCCGTTCGACGCGGCGGCGGCCAAGTTCAACATCGATCGGTGGGCGGACCCCAAGAATCCTCTTCACGCCGTCAAGGCTGGAGACTATGAGTACTGGAACGACTTTATGGCCGATTCGTTTAAGGAGGCCCGAGTCGTCGACCAATACACGCTCGCGTGGGTCCTGAAGAAGCCGAACGCCCCGCTGGTCTACAATCTGTCCGTTCCTGCATTCGATTTCACGAGCCCGACCGCGCTCAAGCAGTACGGCACGGAGGGGATCGGCCAGCAGCACCCGGTCGGCACCGGCGCCTATAAGTTCGTGGAATGGGTGCACGACGATCACATGACGATGGACGCCAACCCCGCGTATTTCCGCAAGGGCCTGCCCAAGATGCAGCGCCTGGTGATGCGCGTGATCAAGGACAACGCCGCGCGGTTCCTCGCGCTGAAGGCCGGCGAGATCAACGCCATGGAGCTGCCCAATCCCGATGATGTGAAGATCGCGATGGCGGACCACAACCTAGCCGTGATCTACCGGCCGCCGTTCAACGCGGGCTGGGTGCGTTTTAACATGAACGACCCGCTGTGGAAGGACAAGCGGCTCCGCCAGGCGGTCGCGGTGGCGATCAACCGGAAGGCGATCGTCGACGGCCTCTACGGCGGGTTCGGGATCGTCGCCACGCAGCACATGCCGCCCGGGATGTGGGGGCGCGTCACCACGTCCGGGTACCCGTACGACCCTGCCATGGCCAAGCAACTCCTCGCGGAAGCAGGCTACCCAAACGGGTTCTCGTTCGAGTTCTGGTATATCCCGGTGTCACGGGCGTACTTCCCGAATGGCAAGGACATCGGGACGGCGATCGCAAGCGACCTCGGTCGGGTCGGCATCCGAGCCCACCTCATGACCGAGGACTGGGCAAGCTATATCAAGGACCGCAGCACGAACAAGTTCCAGGCGTTCATGATCGGCTGGAGCGGTGACGACGGCGATCCCGACGACTGGCTGGGGTTCTTCTTCCCCAAGTATGTTCCGACCAACGCGTATCTGTCCTACAACAACCCGGCCGTGTTTGATGAGATCGACAAGGCCAAGGTCGTTTCGAGCCAGGCAGGGCGGGCGCAACTCTACGAGCAGGCCGAGACGCAGATTCTGAACGACTACCGCGACGTGCCGATCGCGCACTCGCGCGTTCCCCTCCTTCTGCAGAAACGGGTCGACGGCCTCGTCGGCGAGCCGAACGGCAGCGAATACTTGGAAAGCGTGTCGCTACGATAG